Proteins encoded in a region of the Tripterygium wilfordii isolate XIE 37 chromosome 21, ASM1340144v1, whole genome shotgun sequence genome:
- the LOC119989767 gene encoding uncharacterized protein LOC119989767 isoform X3: MCIYRLNILKVHCKTMKTSRGLSLRPSGPRSTSLKFVSLKSRKSRRKIKGKIKQLRVEMAEISEDHRCIREGQRKVRERLEEIQSQRKKLWQETELIAKDSITIQMKLNFMFKIIKARAQNDYALVSQLTRSLRDLISKPNQ; the protein is encoded by the exons atgtgtatatatagactTAACATACTGAAGGTTCATTGCAAAACCATGAAGACTTCACGGGGGCTGAGTTTGAGACCTTCTGGTCCACGCAGTACAAGCCTCAAATTTGTATCGCTCAAGAGCAGGAAATCG AGGAGGAAAATAAAGGGTAAGATAAAGCAGTTAAGGGTAGAGATGGCGGAGATCAGCGAGGATCATAGATGTATCAGAGAGGGTCAAAGGAAAGTGAGAGAAAGGCTTGAGGAGATACAGTCACAACGCAAGAAGCTCTGGCAGGAAACAGAGCTTATTGCGAAAGATAGCATTACCATCCAAATGAAGCTAAATTTTATGTTCAAAATCATTAAAGCAAGAGCTCAAAATGACTATGCTTTGGTTTCTCAACTCACTCGCTCTCTCCG GGATTTGATATCCAAGCCAAACCAATGA
- the LOC119989767 gene encoding uncharacterized protein LOC119989767 isoform X2, with protein MCIYRLNILKVHCKTMKTSRGLSLRPSGPRSTSLKFVSLKSRKSHLQRRKIKGKIKQLRVEMAEISEDHRCIREGQRKVRERLEEIQSQRKKLWQETELIAKDSITIQMKLNFMFKIIKARAQNDYALVSQLTRSLRDLISKPNQ; from the exons atgtgtatatatagactTAACATACTGAAGGTTCATTGCAAAACCATGAAGACTTCACGGGGGCTGAGTTTGAGACCTTCTGGTCCACGCAGTACAAGCCTCAAATTTGTATCGCTCAAGAGCAGGAAATCG CATTTGCAGAGGAGGAAAATAAAGGGTAAGATAAAGCAGTTAAGGGTAGAGATGGCGGAGATCAGCGAGGATCATAGATGTATCAGAGAGGGTCAAAGGAAAGTGAGAGAAAGGCTTGAGGAGATACAGTCACAACGCAAGAAGCTCTGGCAGGAAACAGAGCTTATTGCGAAAGATAGCATTACCATCCAAATGAAGCTAAATTTTATGTTCAAAATCATTAAAGCAAGAGCTCAAAATGACTATGCTTTGGTTTCTCAACTCACTCGCTCTCTCCG GGATTTGATATCCAAGCCAAACCAATGA
- the LOC119989767 gene encoding uncharacterized protein LOC119989767 isoform X1 → MKTSRGLSLRPSGPRSTSLKFVSLKSRKSFQHLQRRKIKGKIKQLRVEMAEISEDHRCIREGQRKVRERLEEIQSQRKKLWQETELIAKDSITIQMKLNFMFKIIKARAQNDYALVSQLTRSLRDLISKPNQ, encoded by the exons ATGAAGACTTCACGGGGGCTGAGTTTGAGACCTTCTGGTCCACGCAGTACAAGCCTCAAATTTGTATCGCTCAAGAGCAGGAAATCG TTTCAGCATTTGCAGAGGAGGAAAATAAAGGGTAAGATAAAGCAGTTAAGGGTAGAGATGGCGGAGATCAGCGAGGATCATAGATGTATCAGAGAGGGTCAAAGGAAAGTGAGAGAAAGGCTTGAGGAGATACAGTCACAACGCAAGAAGCTCTGGCAGGAAACAGAGCTTATTGCGAAAGATAGCATTACCATCCAAATGAAGCTAAATTTTATGTTCAAAATCATTAAAGCAAGAGCTCAAAATGACTATGCTTTGGTTTCTCAACTCACTCGCTCTCTCCG GGATTTGATATCCAAGCCAAACCAATGA
- the LOC119989787 gene encoding uncharacterized protein LOC119989787, with translation MDNHFDFTLEDDKEVASPKREEQFTMSNQEKYQASDDQLSGQSRLSNTGRRSQGVITQEQQRERKREIDKAFRQRRKEQEIKMKENLHILNEENTSLKRENQVLMTEKDSMAQNLQAAGKETQQLQSEIVTLNRNIANGQHFVDLYSNQLVASNTSHRVIELRQLEIDNYILRQTDWENWDSEKQLLLQNIAGLEVENKWLKLQHQALSEFVNINEDGQQGYTA, from the exons ATGGATAATCACTTTGACTTCACTTTAGAGG aTGATAAGGAGGTGGCATCTCCAAAAAGGGAGGAACAATTCACTATGTCGAATCAAG AGAAATATCAAGCAAGCGATGATCAACTTTCCGGACAATCTCGGCTGTCCAATACTGGAAGAAGAAGTCAAGGAGTTATTACTCAAGAACAACAAcgtgaaagaaagagagagattgatAAGGCATTCCGCCAGCGAAGAAAG GAACAAGAAATTAAAATGAAGGAGAATTTGCATATTCTCAATGAAGAGAACACAAGTCTAAAGAGGGAAAATCAAGTCTTGATGACGGAAAAAGACTCCATGGCTCAAAATTTGCAGGCAGCGGGCAaggaaacccaacaacttcaatCCGAAATCGTTACTTTGAATCGCAATATTGCTAATGGGCAACATTTTGTGGATTTATATTCGAATCAACTG GTTGCTAGCAACACTTCCCATCGCGTGATTGAACTCAGACAACTTGAGATCGACAATTATATCTTAAGACAAACTGACTGGGAGAACTGGGACTCAGAAAAACAACTTCTTCTGCAAAACATTGCAGGATTGGAAGTTGAAAACAAGTGGCTCAAACTACAACATCAAGCCTTAAGTGAGTTCGTAAACATTAATGAGGATGGCCAACAAGGATACACAGCATAA
- the LOC119989546 gene encoding uncharacterized protein LOC119989546, giving the protein MRIYFKTMKPLRLLSLRSSVPRNTSLKLRSRKSHVQRRKIKRKIRRLREEMAEISAEQKGIREGQRKVRERFEEIQSQREKLWQETELIAKDSIGIKMKLNLMSGIIKARAQNDSSLVARLTCSLRELISKPNQY; this is encoded by the exons ATGCGCATTTACTTCAAAACCATGAAGCCTTTACGGTTGCTTAGTTTGCGATCTTCTGTTCCACGCAATACAAGTCTCAAATTACGCAGCAGGAAATcg CATGTGCAGAGGAGGAAAATAAAGAGGAAAATAAGGCGGTTAAGAGAAGAGATGGCGGAGATTAGTGCAGAGCAAAAAGGTATTAGAGAGGGTCAAAGGAAAGTGAGAGAAAGGTTTGAGGAGATACAGTCACAGCGCGAGAAGCTCTGGCAGGAAACAGAGCTTATTGCAAAGGATAGCATTGGCATCAAAATGAAGCTAAATTTGATGTCCGGAATCATAAAAGCAAGAGCTCAAAATGACTCTTCTTTGGTTGCTCGACTTACCTGCTCTCTCCG GGAATTGATATCCAAGCCAAACCAATATTGA